One Cuculus canorus isolate bCucCan1 chromosome 1, bCucCan1.pri, whole genome shotgun sequence DNA segment encodes these proteins:
- the ARL1 gene encoding ADP-ribosylation factor-like protein 1: MGGFFSTIFSSLFGTREMRILILGLDGAGKTTILYRLQVGEVVTTIPTIGFNVETVTYKNLKFQVWDLGGQTSIRPYWRCYYSNTDAVIYVVDSCDRDRIGTSKSELVAMLEEEELKKAILVVFANKQDMEQAMTPTEMANALGLPALKDRKWQIFKTSATKGTGLDEAMEWLVEALKSRQ, from the exons ATGG GGGGCTTTTTCTCTACCatcttttccagtttgtttgGAACTCGAGAGATGAGGATTCTCATCCTGGGACTGGATGGAGCAGGAAAAACAACCATTCTCTACAGGCTGCAAGTTGGAGAAGTTGTTACCACCATTCCAA CCATTGGATTCAATGTTGAGACAGTGACATACAAGAATCTGAAATTTCAAGTGTGGGACTTGGGAGGACAGACGAGCATAAG GCCATATTGGCGGTGTTACTATTCAAATACAGACGCAGTCATTTATGTAGTGGACAGCTGTGATCGAGATAGAATTGGCACTTCAAAATCAGAGCTTGTTGCTATGTTAGag GAAGAAGAGTTGAAGAAAGCCATTTTGGTGGTGTTTGCAAATAAGCAGGACATGGAACAGGCCATGACTCCCACAGAAATGGCAAATGCACTTGGCTTACCTGCTTTGAAGGACCGAAAGTGgcagatattcaaaacctcTGCAACTAAAGGCACTGGGCTTGATGAAGCAATGGAGTG GTTGGTGGAGGCCTTGAAGAGCAGGCAGTGA